The sequence CCCCCCCCCCCCCCCCGATCGACGCACGAGCGCGCTAGGCTGCTCGAATGGAGAGGCGCGACCCGTATCGCATCCTGTACGTCATCCGAGACGCGGATCCCGATGTCGTTCGGGCCGCGTACCGCGTGCTCGCCCGCAAGCTGCATCCTGACGGCAAGGACGCACCCCTCGACGCTGCTGCCGAGCGGCGCATGGCGGATCTGAACTGGGCATACGCACAGGTGCGAGACGAAGCCGCTCGCAGGGCCTATGAGCGCGACCGGATGGCCAACCCGCCTCGTACCGCGGCCGAGCCGAGGAGCCATGGAGCCCCACTGCCGGATGACGACGACGCCACCCATGTCACGCTCGACTTTGGCCGTTACCAGGGTTGGACGCTGCGTGACGTAGCCAGGCGGGACATCGACTACCTCATCTGGTTGCGGCGACATGCGTCCGGCGCACGCTTCCGCGCGGCAATCGACCGACTCGTGCGCGAGCAGCAGCCCGTGGAGCGTCCTGCCCGCAATAAGCGCTGACCGTCAGCGGGGCAGCTCTGCCACCATTCCGAGCACGACAGGAAGTAACCGCAGCGGGGGCAGATGAGCTTGCATTTGCGCTCTTCCATGGTCGAGCCGCAGTTCGCGCAGGTGCGGATCAGCTCGCCCGGGTCGAACGCCGCGACTGGACCGATGACGCCGGCTGCTCCTCGCGGAGGCTCGCTGGCTCAGGCGTTGACTGAAGCATGGGTGGCAGGACAGACCGATGGTTCGGGCGTCCACCCGGTTCTGCGGCATAGCAGAACCCCGGCAGGGCTGCCCTGCCGGGGTTCGTCCGGTCCCCACCGATTTGGTGGAGGAGCGGTTCAGTCGCCGCTACTTGGAGCAGACGGCATAGATGGTCCAGCCCGCATCAGACACGCTCAAGCTCACAGTCCACGCGTCGGTTGCACTTGGGTAACTATCGATCGTGTACTGCGAATTCTGGGTTCCACCAGTAGCGGCGAGGCCGCTGTAGCCGCCACCGATAACGATCGGGTTTGCGGCTGGACACGTCTGGGTTGCCGTGGTGCCCGTCACCGCCGAGGACGGGTATACGACCAAGCCCGACAACGAGCTGGGGCCGGAAGCACCCTGGGCTCCCGAGGCACCGGAGGCGCCGGTCAGGCCCGAAGCGCCCGAAGCACCGGTCACACCAGAAGCACCGGAGGCACCGGTCAGACCCGAGGCACCCGAGGCACCTGAAACACCGGACGCACCAGACGCACCGGAGGCACCGGACGCACCGGTCAGGCCTGAAGCACCGGAGGCA is a genomic window of Chloroflexota bacterium containing:
- a CDS encoding DnaJ domain-containing protein; translation: MERRDPYRILYVIRDADPDVVRAAYRVLARKLHPDGKDAPLDAAAERRMADLNWAYAQVRDEAARRAYERDRMANPPRTAAEPRSHGAPLPDDDDATHVTLDFGRYQGWTLRDVARRDIDYLIWLRRHASGARFRAAIDRLVREQQPVERPARNKR